One genomic segment of Natrononativus amylolyticus includes these proteins:
- a CDS encoding 50S ribosomal protein L15e, with product MARSFYSHIKEAWKNPGDGKLGELQWQRKQEWRKQGAIERIDRPTRLDKARELGYKAKQGVVVARVSVRKGTARKQRHKAGRRSKRQGVRRIGRRKNIQRIGEERVSRKYPNLEVLNSYWVGEDGSQKWFEVILVDPNHPAIQNDDDLNWICDDAHTNRAFRGLTNAGKANRGLNTRGKGAEKVRPSNNGGQGRAK from the coding sequence ATGGCACGAAGCTTCTACTCCCACATCAAGGAGGCATGGAAGAACCCCGGCGACGGAAAGCTGGGAGAACTGCAGTGGCAGCGAAAGCAGGAGTGGCGCAAGCAGGGCGCGATCGAACGCATCGACCGCCCGACCCGCCTGGACAAGGCTCGAGAGCTCGGCTACAAGGCCAAGCAGGGCGTCGTCGTCGCTCGCGTCTCGGTCCGCAAGGGGACCGCGCGAAAGCAGCGACACAAGGCCGGTCGCCGTTCGAAGCGCCAGGGCGTCCGCCGCATCGGTCGGCGCAAGAACATCCAGCGCATCGGCGAGGAGCGCGTCTCCCGGAAGTATCCGAACCTCGAGGTGCTCAACAGCTACTGGGTCGGCGAGGACGGCTCCCAGAAGTGGTTCGAAGTGATCCTCGTGGATCCGAACCACCCCGCGATCCAGAACGACGACGACCTCAACTGGATCTGCGACGACGCCCACACCAACCGCGCGTTCCGCGGGCTCACCAACGCGGGCAAGGCGAACCGCGGGCTCAACACTCGCGGCAAGGGCGCCGAGAAAGTCCGCCCGTCGAACAACGGCGGCCAGGGTCGCGCGAAGTAG
- a CDS encoding DUF7519 family protein: protein MNTREPNSTGSSDLGTATIVLATVATIGLGAGIGAGVAGPFLPATIAAAVAGVAVGASLTLLQSSSLPRQTLGSCGLLAGLALLAPTVAYAGLFAITAGVATGATTIALAPGSSFRRPVSRSLRASAVSAAVVVAAGLFALSGNGGYVGLFLVGLHAGITTTPFIAFVSLQVLAIAALLFGAASVSVLESAVPDRADLPDVEALIESAAELPTALQYAYAGQVLLWFVPGFAVVFESTLVSLGPVGAAIATALTSGVLHAAVGAVVLLAVLVCLGAAFAPFAQLWLEPYPLRTLAFAAGGVPVALAALAAIALGPTAAGDNLTLLWLLVGVFAAAFVAVELLARRVAGADWRRRTLGVGALGLFATTVVAALAGLEALFVFVGVAASILVWDVGENALSMRGELGPGVDSRQTELVHAMGSALVGVVGVAVAAGAVYGIGTVAPPTYRWQAVVPVALALVAVVAFAAALLGSDWRGSGRLRERFRWRRLVRFARSALTHPVAVPVGGTLALAVVMIGISGSQYAPLVFFLIVVGVPIGLLAWVELNTDRSIGDVPKNPPRM, encoded by the coding sequence ATGAACACGCGAGAACCGAATTCGACGGGCAGCAGCGATCTCGGAACAGCGACGATCGTCCTCGCGACGGTCGCGACGATCGGTCTGGGCGCCGGCATCGGCGCGGGCGTCGCCGGACCGTTTCTCCCGGCGACGATCGCCGCCGCGGTCGCCGGCGTCGCCGTCGGCGCGAGCCTGACGCTGCTGCAGTCGTCGTCGCTCCCCCGACAGACCCTCGGGAGCTGTGGGCTCCTCGCCGGGCTCGCGCTCCTGGCGCCGACGGTCGCCTACGCGGGGCTGTTCGCAATCACCGCCGGCGTCGCCACGGGCGCGACGACGATCGCGCTCGCGCCGGGTTCGAGCTTCCGACGCCCGGTCAGTCGTTCGCTCCGGGCGTCGGCGGTGTCGGCCGCTGTCGTCGTCGCCGCCGGACTGTTCGCTCTCTCGGGGAACGGCGGCTACGTCGGCCTGTTCCTGGTGGGACTGCACGCCGGAATCACGACCACGCCGTTTATCGCGTTCGTCTCGCTGCAGGTGCTGGCGATCGCCGCCCTGCTCTTCGGGGCGGCGAGCGTCTCCGTTCTCGAGTCGGCCGTCCCCGACCGGGCCGACCTGCCGGACGTCGAGGCGCTAATCGAGAGCGCCGCCGAGCTCCCGACGGCGCTCCAGTACGCCTACGCGGGACAGGTGCTGCTCTGGTTCGTTCCGGGGTTCGCCGTCGTCTTCGAGTCGACGCTGGTCTCGCTCGGCCCGGTCGGCGCGGCGATTGCGACCGCGCTCACGTCGGGCGTGCTCCACGCCGCGGTCGGCGCCGTCGTCCTCCTGGCGGTCCTCGTCTGTCTCGGCGCCGCGTTCGCCCCGTTCGCCCAGCTCTGGCTCGAGCCCTACCCGCTGCGAACGCTGGCGTTCGCCGCCGGCGGCGTCCCCGTCGCACTCGCAGCGCTCGCAGCAATCGCGCTCGGTCCGACGGCGGCTGGCGACAACCTGACGCTGCTCTGGCTGCTGGTCGGCGTGTTCGCCGCGGCGTTCGTCGCCGTCGAACTGCTCGCCCGGCGGGTGGCCGGGGCCGACTGGCGCCGGCGGACGCTCGGGGTCGGCGCGCTCGGCCTGTTCGCGACGACGGTCGTGGCCGCGCTCGCGGGACTCGAGGCCCTGTTCGTGTTCGTCGGCGTCGCCGCGTCGATCCTCGTCTGGGACGTCGGCGAGAACGCGCTGTCGATGCGCGGCGAGTTGGGTCCGGGCGTCGACTCCCGACAGACCGAACTCGTCCACGCGATGGGGAGCGCGCTGGTCGGCGTCGTCGGCGTCGCGGTCGCCGCCGGGGCGGTGTACGGGATCGGCACCGTCGCGCCGCCGACGTACCGCTGGCAGGCTGTCGTCCCGGTCGCGCTCGCACTCGTGGCAGTCGTTGCGTTCGCCGCCGCGCTCCTCGGCAGCGACTGGCGGGGGTCCGGGCGCCTCCGCGAGCGGTTCCGGTGGCGCCGGCTGGTCCGGTTCGCCCGGTCGGCGCTCACGCATCCGGTCGCGGTTCCCGTCGGCGGGACGCTCGCGCTCGCAGTCGTCATGATCGGAATCAGCGGCAGCCAGTACGCGCCGCTCGTGTTCTTCCTGATCGTCGTCGGGGTCCCGATCGGCCTCCTGGCGTGGGTCGAGTTGAACACCGACCGCTCCATCGGCGACGTCCCGAAGAACCCGCCCCGGATGTAG
- a CDS encoding DUF58 domain-containing protein gives MTATGRWEVGLVVALLASGIGIVAGSAAVFLSSIVGLAYVAYGYTTRPPPAEFAVERLLEPASPLPGDDLEVVVRITNEADEAVADLRFADEPPAALPVVDGDIRGVASLQPGETATLAYTLRARRGEYAFGDVTVVARNVSASDVERQRFEGDDRLEVDDALERLPLAGQTIQHPGRVETDAGGTGTEFYSLREYQPTDPMNRVDWKRLARDGSLTTVEFREVRAASVVVVVDVRRANRVVREAGELDGVALSKHAAGWLVDALLSENNRVGLALYGASGDYLLARSGRDQRARAAKLLEGEWDGSFGRPAWLAAADDHVDRFCRHLEDDKQLVFVTPALDEAPLASARRFRAYGHQVTVVCPTVADVDSPGGPVERIAHERRLRGLREHGVRVLEWAPDESLHVATERANRRWSR, from the coding sequence ATGACCGCGACCGGCCGCTGGGAGGTCGGCCTCGTCGTCGCCCTCCTCGCGAGCGGTATCGGCATCGTCGCCGGCAGCGCCGCGGTCTTTCTCTCGTCGATCGTCGGCCTCGCGTACGTCGCCTACGGCTACACGACCCGGCCGCCGCCGGCCGAGTTCGCGGTCGAGCGGCTCCTCGAGCCGGCGTCGCCGCTGCCCGGCGACGACCTCGAGGTGGTCGTCCGGATCACCAACGAAGCCGACGAGGCCGTCGCCGATCTCAGGTTCGCCGACGAGCCGCCGGCGGCGCTACCGGTCGTCGATGGCGACATCCGCGGCGTCGCCTCCCTCCAGCCCGGCGAGACGGCGACGCTCGCGTACACGCTTCGCGCGCGCCGCGGCGAGTACGCATTCGGCGACGTCACGGTCGTCGCCCGGAACGTGAGCGCGAGCGACGTCGAACGCCAGCGGTTCGAGGGAGACGACCGCCTCGAGGTCGACGACGCCCTCGAGCGCCTGCCGCTCGCCGGCCAGACGATTCAACACCCCGGGCGGGTCGAAACCGACGCCGGCGGAACCGGCACCGAGTTCTACTCGCTCCGGGAGTACCAGCCGACGGACCCGATGAACCGGGTCGACTGGAAGCGCCTCGCCCGCGACGGCAGCCTGACGACCGTCGAGTTCCGCGAGGTGCGCGCGGCGAGCGTCGTGGTCGTCGTCGACGTCAGACGCGCGAACCGGGTCGTCCGCGAGGCGGGCGAACTCGACGGCGTCGCCCTGTCGAAACACGCCGCGGGTTGGCTCGTCGACGCGCTGCTGAGCGAGAACAACCGGGTCGGGCTCGCGCTGTACGGCGCCAGCGGCGACTACCTGCTGGCGCGCAGCGGGCGCGACCAGCGGGCCAGAGCCGCGAAACTGCTCGAGGGCGAGTGGGACGGCTCCTTCGGTCGCCCCGCGTGGCTGGCCGCCGCCGACGACCACGTCGACCGCTTCTGTCGGCACCTCGAGGACGACAAACAGCTCGTCTTCGTCACACCGGCGCTCGACGAGGCGCCGCTCGCGTCGGCACGGCGGTTTCGCGCGTACGGCCACCAGGTGACGGTGGTCTGCCCGACGGTCGCGGACGTCGACTCGCCGGGCGGGCCGGTCGAGCGAATCGCCCACGAGCGCCGCTTGCGCGGGCTCAGAGAACACGGCGTGCGCGTCCTCGAGTGGGCGCCCGACGAGTCGCTCCACGTCGCGACCGAACGCGCCAACCGACGGTGGTCACGATGA
- a CDS encoding DUF7269 family protein, whose translation MNRSLVAAGSLLGGGALLAALAVAVLEPSFAQLALVGTDWVVFAVASSALTLGIVGLARVGRSPDAAALPERATEPTREHARVTEPIDRSLDRPELEETTAEAGRRAYQRRQARAAIERAVTLTLVERHGVSEAAADRRLRDGSWTDDPRAAAYASPAVSLPLRLRLEDWAHGARRQRGLEAAIAAVDALAAGNAADETPAPTANSPEPAPEPASELELEGER comes from the coding sequence ATGAACCGCTCGCTGGTCGCCGCCGGAAGCCTGCTCGGCGGGGGCGCCCTGCTGGCCGCGCTCGCGGTCGCGGTGCTCGAGCCGTCGTTCGCCCAGCTCGCGCTCGTCGGCACCGACTGGGTCGTCTTCGCCGTCGCGAGTAGCGCCCTCACCCTCGGGATCGTCGGTCTCGCTCGCGTGGGCAGGTCGCCCGACGCCGCGGCCCTTCCCGAGCGCGCGACCGAACCGACCCGCGAGCACGCCCGGGTCACCGAGCCGATCGACCGGTCGCTCGACCGCCCGGAGCTCGAGGAGACGACCGCCGAAGCCGGCCGGCGCGCCTACCAGCGCCGGCAGGCGAGGGCGGCGATCGAACGCGCAGTCACGCTCACGCTCGTCGAGCGCCACGGCGTCTCGGAGGCGGCTGCCGACCGTCGCCTGCGTGACGGCTCGTGGACGGACGATCCGCGAGCGGCGGCCTACGCGAGCCCGGCGGTCTCGCTTCCGCTCCGCCTGCGTCTGGAGGACTGGGCGCACGGTGCGCGCCGTCAACGCGGCCTCGAGGCGGCGATCGCCGCCGTCGACGCGCTCGCGGCGGGCAACGCGGCCGACGAGACGCCCGCACCGACCGCGAACTCCCCGGAACCCGCGCCGGAGCCGGCGTCGGAGCTCGAGCTGGAGGGCGAGCGATGA
- a CDS encoding DUF4129 domain-containing protein: MGYNLRFAALIACCVLAVVVAAAFFPAAGYGDAPDREAVESDYYADTENEFDFGIDLTPPERDGSATDDEDDSTDTDTERDEESDDENESDDESPAGSSDGSSSNALFEGAIGWLFLVGFGVAGLVVCWRLTDPKTGEIPDHELPEGVLPTIQFRLRRIPQLTMVATIGASRAVPALLDGVASTTRDVGAGVGAVARDVGRGLAGAAVAVPVALAATSRGFGSLFSLSLTDGASSLLGGVRNRTRRSRSSTPAERPTAEDDESAPEEPEFGPRTIEEAWEEMAAAVPVSRRTVRTPGEYARAAVEAGLPAEPVSQLTEAFREVRYGNFPPSPDRTRRARTAFERLEDGRDDEGDDR; this comes from the coding sequence GTGGGATACAACCTCCGCTTCGCTGCCCTGATCGCCTGTTGTGTCCTCGCGGTCGTCGTCGCCGCCGCGTTCTTCCCCGCCGCCGGCTACGGCGACGCCCCCGATCGGGAGGCCGTCGAGAGCGACTACTACGCCGACACGGAGAACGAGTTCGACTTCGGTATCGACCTCACTCCCCCCGAACGCGACGGCTCCGCGACCGACGACGAGGACGACAGCACCGACACGGATACGGAACGCGACGAGGAATCGGACGACGAAAACGAGAGCGACGACGAGTCGCCGGCCGGCAGCTCGGACGGCTCCTCGAGCAACGCGCTGTTCGAGGGCGCGATCGGCTGGCTGTTTCTCGTCGGCTTCGGGGTCGCCGGTCTGGTCGTCTGCTGGCGGCTCACCGACCCGAAGACGGGCGAGATCCCCGATCACGAGCTTCCGGAGGGGGTCCTCCCGACGATCCAGTTCCGACTGCGGCGCATCCCCCAGCTGACGATGGTCGCGACGATCGGCGCCTCGCGGGCCGTTCCCGCCCTCCTCGACGGCGTCGCGAGCACGACTCGAGACGTCGGCGCCGGGGTCGGCGCCGTCGCGCGAGACGTCGGCCGCGGCCTCGCCGGCGCAGCCGTCGCCGTGCCGGTGGCGCTCGCGGCCACCTCGCGCGGGTTCGGCTCGCTGTTCTCGCTGTCGCTCACCGACGGCGCCTCGTCGCTGCTCGGCGGCGTTCGAAACCGGACGCGGCGGTCCCGGTCGTCGACGCCGGCGGAGCGACCGACGGCCGAAGACGACGAGTCCGCCCCGGAGGAGCCGGAGTTCGGTCCCCGCACCATCGAGGAGGCCTGGGAGGAGATGGCCGCCGCCGTTCCGGTCTCCCGCCGAACCGTCCGGACGCCGGGCGAGTACGCCCGAGCGGCGGTCGAGGCCGGTCTGCCGGCCGAGCCGGTTTCTCAGCTCACCGAGGCGTTCCGGGAGGTCCGCTACGGGAACTTTCCGCCGTCACCGGATCGAACGCGGCGCGCGCGAACGGCCTTCGAGCGACTCGAGGACGGACGTGACGACGAGGGTGACGACCGATGA
- a CDS encoding M48 family metalloprotease: MGRDDLTAQMGATVALVVLIDLAFALVVAALLEPWLAGVLATLGLASTAARYAVLGGFVLCVLLWAQLQYTRRELLAEADADPIDPATHPDLHARVTRLASLADMRVPAVAIADTDVPNSFAVGGLRTGTVVVSDGLVETLSGDELDAVIAHELVHLKNRDALVMTLASFLPALVSDEYSLLEETVPEPQRPVVWGAALLGGYLLSSAFIDAPLGSLTGLAQFGVAVALTVVVGGVLLGLFATLIVFLSRRLSRSREFVADRDGARLTGNPAALVSALATLDETITTPERDARRAYAGLEGMCLLPHGFERGDDDGFRVETRSHPPTEERIARLREVAVELERAV, encoded by the coding sequence ATGGGCAGAGACGACCTCACGGCACAGATGGGCGCCACCGTTGCGCTCGTCGTGCTGATCGACCTCGCGTTCGCGCTCGTCGTCGCCGCTCTCCTCGAGCCCTGGCTCGCCGGCGTGCTCGCCACCCTCGGCCTCGCGTCGACGGCCGCGCGCTACGCCGTGCTGGGCGGGTTCGTCCTCTGTGTGCTGCTCTGGGCGCAGCTACAGTACACGCGCCGGGAGCTGCTCGCCGAGGCCGACGCCGACCCGATCGACCCCGCCACCCACCCCGACCTCCACGCTCGCGTGACCCGCCTCGCCTCGCTGGCCGATATGCGCGTCCCCGCGGTCGCCATCGCCGACACCGACGTCCCGAACAGCTTCGCCGTCGGCGGCCTCCGCACCGGGACCGTCGTCGTCAGCGACGGACTCGTCGAGACCCTCTCGGGGGACGAACTCGACGCCGTCATCGCACACGAACTCGTCCACCTGAAGAACCGCGACGCGCTCGTGATGACGCTCGCCTCGTTCCTGCCGGCACTCGTCTCCGACGAGTACTCGCTGCTCGAAGAGACGGTTCCAGAACCCCAGCGGCCGGTCGTCTGGGGCGCCGCCCTGCTCGGCGGCTACCTCCTCAGTTCGGCGTTCATCGACGCGCCGCTGGGCTCGCTCACCGGGCTCGCACAGTTCGGCGTCGCCGTCGCGCTCACCGTCGTCGTCGGCGGCGTCCTCCTGGGACTGTTCGCGACGCTGATCGTCTTTCTCAGCCGTCGCCTCTCTCGGTCGCGCGAGTTCGTTGCCGACCGGGACGGCGCGCGCCTCACCGGCAACCCCGCAGCGCTCGTGAGCGCGCTGGCGACCCTCGACGAGACGATCACGACGCCGGAGCGGGACGCCCGGCGGGCCTACGCCGGGCTCGAGGGGATGTGCCTGCTCCCCCACGGCTTCGAACGCGGCGACGACGACGGGTTCCGCGTCGAGACCCGCTCGCACCCGCCGACCGAAGAACGGATCGCGAGGCTGCGCGAGGTGGCCGTAGAACTCGAGCGGGCGGTCTGA
- a CDS encoding trans-sulfuration enzyme family protein has product MARDRTFETLAVTEGEHPFETGSEAGDVTSPIHLASTYAFPGLDTEMSLEDVDPDAGEFVYSRLSNPTRHALESRLAALEGGEHAMAFSSGTAAIFTTALSCVEPGDHVVAFDDLYAGTRRMLEDVFEARLGVEVSFVDATETAAVEDAMRSETELVWMETPTNPTLALCDVAAIAEVADEYDATFGVDNTFASPYFQRPLELGADVVAHSTTKYLNGHSDSVGGAVVTNDDDLAEELRFQQQVGVGDMLAPFDSYLLLRGLKTLPMRMREHERNATAVAEFLEGREEVSRVYYPGLESHPQHDLAREQMDGFGGILSFELEGDIDDAKRFLEALSEFTLAVSVGGVESLIELPAGMTHEPLAPEQRAALGISDTLIRVSVGVEGLEDLLADLESGFDAVARQAANAAADD; this is encoded by the coding sequence ATGGCCCGCGACCGCACGTTCGAAACGCTCGCCGTCACCGAGGGGGAACACCCGTTCGAAACGGGGAGCGAGGCCGGCGACGTCACGTCGCCGATCCACCTCGCGTCCACCTACGCCTTTCCTGGACTGGACACCGAGATGAGCCTCGAGGACGTCGACCCCGACGCCGGCGAGTTCGTCTACTCCCGGCTGTCGAACCCGACGCGCCACGCCCTCGAGAGCCGCCTCGCCGCCCTCGAAGGTGGCGAGCACGCGATGGCGTTCTCCTCGGGTACCGCGGCGATCTTCACGACCGCCCTCTCCTGTGTCGAACCCGGCGACCACGTCGTCGCCTTCGACGACCTCTACGCCGGCACCCGCCGGATGCTCGAGGACGTCTTCGAGGCGCGCCTGGGCGTCGAGGTGTCGTTCGTCGACGCGACCGAGACGGCCGCCGTCGAGGACGCGATGCGCTCCGAAACCGAACTCGTCTGGATGGAGACGCCGACGAACCCCACACTCGCCCTCTGCGACGTCGCGGCGATCGCGGAGGTCGCCGACGAGTACGACGCGACGTTCGGCGTCGACAACACGTTCGCGAGCCCGTACTTCCAGCGCCCCCTCGAGCTCGGCGCCGACGTCGTCGCTCACAGCACCACGAAGTACCTCAACGGCCACTCCGACTCCGTCGGCGGCGCGGTCGTCACGAACGACGACGACCTCGCCGAGGAACTCCGGTTCCAGCAGCAAGTCGGCGTCGGCGACATGCTCGCCCCCTTCGACAGCTACCTCCTGCTTCGCGGGCTGAAGACCCTCCCGATGCGGATGCGCGAACACGAGCGCAACGCGACCGCCGTCGCCGAGTTCCTCGAGGGCCGCGAGGAGGTCTCGCGGGTGTACTACCCCGGCCTCGAGAGCCACCCCCAGCACGACCTCGCCCGCGAGCAGATGGACGGCTTCGGCGGCATCCTGAGCTTCGAACTCGAGGGCGACATCGACGACGCGAAACGCTTCCTCGAGGCGCTCTCCGAGTTCACCCTCGCGGTCTCGGTCGGCGGCGTCGAGAGCCTGATCGAACTGCCGGCGGGAATGACCCACGAGCCCCTCGCTCCCGAGCAGCGCGCGGCGCTCGGCATCTCAGATACGCTGATTCGGGTATCCGTCGGCGTCGAGGGACTCGAGGACTTGCTCGCCGACCTCGAGTCCGGCTTCGACGCGGTGGCCCGACAGGCGGCGAACGCCGCCGCGGACGACTGA
- a CDS encoding S8 family serine peptidase produces MTDTDGEGTEPSTENVTRRGVLKLGAATGVGLVAGTGLSSDSAAALSTGEGEIDPQHLNVRVREARHAWKRGYRGRSDRPLALTDSGTDSRHPDLGPWSGATISTEDGFEIDGNPFANTGGRVTSNTTKLVGWHNDIDRYGEYSHPRDSNGHGTHVASIMAGSGRASAIDADRYQEDEPRATLLLGDVLSYEVEAAAGTGVFASVYGELVEIAIEGPDGEELTTSSDLVGTSLEENVVAQTPTVHDDGEATYTVHVRALEGELLTTGTVERVAVGAFLDPTETAGDRTADGDRSLHAGIAPNAGIVSLSGLGEPTLEMGDHAEAFAAELNVRAVNMSWGYVGGLPLGALGGRLDDVPDAIGELADDGILSVAAAGNDATPASGNGAPAVVREAISVVATGARDGISAYSSGGIGGIDENDEPYTKPDVTAPGGTLNVPDLAALQGDPEEEVTETEPDDDLATAELEPVEEFDDLDDSDLEPRTTFDPEITGPAEYEFELADSVLDTLSDVSLDLSLESPLSGANTDGDGSDGVRDYTGKAGTSMAAPSVAGIAGLVAEAMEFDAPDAIALPEPADTGREDVLRLKQVLLATATESALTAAPYHRAKAPRYTFGSRDQYEGYGRANVGPAIDAVTRDLTDDSVSGTVGLAVPEDERAVAGHVRVTDPGELDATVAFSHYSGGNSSATRGDPHVDLFLYDAQNPDGQTGEPTVVDKDAGLEGEADVSTSVSIDDLEANGGERVFYVVAKLVNVPGLVNGFDCRAHLDLETAFSEAGLVVDGTAEADATVFTGGQTSRSEIDADVRHPEGESVIVRDTVPQGWEVDEDHGDVEATTPAFGGGTHVYFGVDDPQEAYEALTHFAQAPDDVADSDRYTFGPVAVTAETDDDGTLTDREWTTVSGTERNVTVIAQET; encoded by the coding sequence ATGACTGATACCGATGGCGAAGGGACGGAGCCGTCCACCGAGAACGTGACGCGCCGCGGCGTATTGAAACTCGGCGCGGCGACGGGCGTCGGCCTGGTGGCGGGAACCGGGCTCTCGAGCGACTCGGCGGCGGCGCTATCCACCGGGGAGGGTGAGATAGATCCGCAGCACCTGAACGTCCGGGTTCGCGAGGCGAGACACGCCTGGAAGCGGGGGTATCGCGGTCGAAGCGACCGGCCGCTGGCGCTGACCGACAGCGGAACCGACTCGCGCCACCCCGATCTCGGTCCGTGGAGCGGCGCGACGATCTCGACCGAAGACGGCTTCGAGATCGACGGTAATCCGTTCGCGAACACCGGGGGGCGGGTCACCTCGAACACCACCAAACTCGTCGGCTGGCACAACGACATCGACCGCTACGGCGAGTACTCGCACCCGCGCGACTCGAACGGCCACGGCACCCACGTCGCCTCGATCATGGCCGGCAGCGGCCGGGCGAGCGCCATCGACGCCGACAGGTATCAGGAAGACGAGCCGCGGGCGACCCTGCTGTTAGGCGACGTCCTCAGCTACGAGGTCGAGGCCGCCGCGGGAACCGGCGTCTTCGCCAGCGTCTACGGCGAACTGGTCGAGATCGCCATCGAGGGTCCCGACGGCGAGGAACTGACGACCTCGAGCGACCTCGTCGGAACGAGCCTCGAGGAGAACGTCGTCGCCCAGACGCCGACGGTCCACGACGACGGCGAGGCGACCTACACCGTCCACGTTCGCGCACTCGAGGGCGAACTCCTCACGACGGGCACCGTCGAGCGCGTCGCCGTCGGCGCGTTCCTCGATCCGACCGAAACCGCGGGCGACCGAACCGCGGACGGCGACCGCTCGCTGCACGCCGGCATCGCTCCCAACGCGGGGATCGTGTCGCTGTCCGGTCTCGGCGAGCCGACTCTCGAGATGGGCGATCACGCCGAGGCGTTCGCTGCGGAACTCAACGTCCGCGCGGTGAACATGTCGTGGGGGTACGTCGGCGGCCTGCCTCTCGGCGCCCTCGGCGGGCGACTCGACGACGTTCCGGACGCGATCGGCGAGCTGGCCGACGACGGCATCCTCTCGGTCGCCGCGGCTGGCAACGACGCCACGCCCGCCAGCGGGAACGGCGCACCCGCCGTGGTCCGCGAGGCGATTTCGGTCGTCGCGACCGGCGCCCGGGACGGCATCTCCGCGTACTCCTCGGGCGGGATCGGCGGCATCGACGAGAACGACGAGCCGTACACGAAACCGGACGTCACGGCACCGGGCGGGACGCTCAACGTCCCCGACCTCGCCGCCCTCCAGGGCGACCCCGAGGAGGAGGTCACCGAAACCGAACCGGACGACGACCTCGCGACGGCGGAACTCGAGCCAGTCGAGGAGTTCGACGACCTCGACGACTCGGATCTCGAGCCGCGAACGACGTTCGACCCCGAGATCACGGGGCCGGCGGAGTACGAGTTCGAACTCGCCGACTCCGTCCTCGACACGCTGTCGGACGTGAGCCTCGACCTCTCACTCGAGTCGCCGCTCTCGGGGGCGAACACCGACGGCGACGGCAGCGACGGCGTGCGCGACTACACGGGTAAAGCGGGAACGTCCATGGCCGCGCCCTCGGTAGCCGGAATCGCCGGGCTCGTCGCCGAGGCGATGGAGTTCGACGCGCCGGATGCGATCGCGCTGCCCGAACCCGCCGACACCGGTCGCGAGGACGTCCTCCGGCTGAAACAGGTGCTGCTGGCGACCGCGACCGAGTCCGCACTCACCGCCGCACCGTACCACCGGGCGAAGGCGCCCCGGTACACCTTCGGGAGCCGCGACCAGTACGAGGGCTACGGTCGTGCGAACGTTGGCCCGGCGATCGACGCCGTCACGCGGGATCTCACCGACGACTCGGTGTCGGGAACCGTCGGCCTCGCCGTCCCCGAGGACGAGCGGGCCGTCGCGGGCCACGTCCGCGTCACCGATCCCGGCGAACTCGACGCCACCGTCGCGTTCAGCCACTACAGCGGGGGCAACTCGAGCGCCACGCGCGGCGACCCGCACGTCGACCTGTTCCTCTACGACGCCCAGAACCCCGACGGCCAGACGGGGGAGCCGACGGTCGTCGACAAGGACGCGGGCCTCGAGGGCGAGGCGGACGTCTCGACCAGCGTCTCGATCGACGACCTCGAGGCAAACGGCGGCGAGCGGGTCTTCTACGTCGTCGCGAAGCTGGTGAACGTTCCGGGGCTGGTCAACGGCTTCGACTGCCGCGCCCACCTCGACCTCGAGACGGCGTTCAGTGAAGCCGGACTCGTCGTCGACGGAACCGCCGAAGCCGACGCCACCGTCTTCACCGGCGGTCAGACCAGCCGCTCCGAGATCGACGCCGATGTGCGCCACCCCGAGGGCGAGTCGGTCATCGTCCGCGACACGGTCCCCCAGGGGTGGGAGGTCGACGAGGATCACGGCGACGTCGAGGCGACGACGCCGGCGTTCGGCGGCGGCACGCACGTCTACTTCGGCGTGGACGATCCACAGGAGGCCTACGAGGCGCTCACGCACTTCGCCCAGGCGCCCGACGACGTCGCGGATTCGGACCGCTACACCTTCGGGCCGGTCGCCGTCACCGCCGAGACCGACGACGACGGGACGCTCACCGACCGCGAGTGGACGACCGTCTCGGGCACCGAGCGGAACGTGACCGTGATCGCCCAGGAGACGTAG